In one Atribacteraceae bacterium genomic region, the following are encoded:
- a CDS encoding HD-GYP domain-containing protein has translation MQVDHVPLSLALGTAEKTAVSEDFPAIFRKAEDRMYRHKLAESRSARSAVLSALQETLREKSWETKEHAERVERLARRLGEAVGLCASDLDRLALLNTLHDIGKITLPDAVLRKPGPLSPEEWVLVRQHPETGYRIARSTDELAHIAEEILAHHERWDGSGYPRELAGEAIPLLSRLSAIVDAYDAMTNHRPYRETLRPDEALGELRRCAGTQLDPALVERFVDLFRDAISDR, from the coding sequence GTGCAGGTGGACCACGTTCCCCTGTCCCTGGCTTTGGGTACCGCGGAGAAGACGGCAGTGTCTGAAGACTTCCCGGCTATTTTCCGCAAAGCCGAGGACCGGATGTACCGGCACAAGCTGGCCGAGAGCCGCAGCGCCCGCAGCGCCGTGCTCTCCGCCCTGCAAGAGACTCTCCGGGAGAAGAGCTGGGAAACTAAGGAACACGCCGAGCGGGTGGAGCGGCTGGCCCGGAGGCTGGGAGAGGCGGTGGGCCTCTGTGCCTCGGACCTCGACCGCCTGGCGCTCCTGAACACCCTTCACGACATCGGCAAGATCACGTTGCCTGACGCGGTCCTCAGGAAGCCCGGTCCTCTCTCCCCCGAGGAGTGGGTCTTGGTCCGCCAGCACCCGGAGACCGGCTACCGCATCGCCCGCTCCACCGATGAGCTGGCCCATATCGCCGAGGAGATCCTGGCCCACCACGAGCGCTGGGACGGGAGCGGGTATCCCCGGGAACTGGCCGGGGAGGCCATTCCCCTCCTCTCCCGCCTGAGCGCCATCGTGGATGCTTACGATGCCATGACCAATCACCGCCCCTACCGGGAGACCTTGCGCCCGGATGAGGCCCTGGGTGAACTCAGGCGCTGTGCCGGTACTCAGCTCGACCCGGCGCTGGTGGAGAGGTTTGTGGATCTTTTCCGGGACGCTATATCCGATCGGTAA
- a CDS encoding topoisomerase DNA-binding C4 zinc finger domain-containing protein, producing the protein MEKTKEESRECPQCGRSMRIRHRKSDGKPFWGCTGFATEECRYAEDYLGHAQVDNARKGSKQLEGDTRDCPRCGKPMQVKSRRSDNHLFWGCTGYANGECRYTEDYSEESG; encoded by the coding sequence GTGGAGAAGACTAAAGAAGAAAGCCGGGAATGCCCGCAATGCGGGAGATCCATGCGGATAAGACACCGGAAGTCTGACGGGAAGCCCTTCTGGGGATGTACGGGATTTGCGACTGAAGAGTGCCGATATGCCGAAGATTACCTGGGGCACGCACAGGTTGACAATGCCAGAAAGGGTAGTAAGCAACTTGAGGGGGACACCAGGGATTGTCCACGTTGTGGTAAACCCATGCAGGTCAAGAGCCGCCGATCAGACAATCATCTTTTCTGGGGATGTACCGGCTATGCCAATGGGGAATGCCGGTACACGGAAGATTACTCGGAAGAGTCTGGTTGA